The Stigmatella aurantiaca DW4/3-1 genome contains the following window.
GAGCACCAGCCGCAGGAGCAGGCTCCGGGTGCCCAGTCCCATGATGCGCTCCTCGATGTCCTCGCGCTGGCCACTCACCTTGTGGTGGTGCAGGTGGAACTCGCGCCGCGTCCAGGGGTTCATGCCCAGCTTGCAGAGCCAGGTCACCCCCAGCAGGAGGTTCTGGAACCAGAGGTGGTTCCGGAAATAGAGGTGGTGAAGGAGATCGTGCTCGATCTCGTAGACGATGGAGAGGGGCAGCGCCATCAGCGGAACGGTCAACCACCAGGCGAGGTGTCCTCTCAAATAAAGAGAAGCGATCAATGCCATCGCCGCCAGGCTGGCCAGAAGGAAGCCCAGACCCATCTGGCTCTGGTACTGGAGCCAGGAGTGCCGCATCCGGAGGCGGTGCTCTTCCTTCCGGATGGCGTAGTTGATGCTGTGGGTGCGCGCCCGGGTGTCCTTGGGGTACCGGGACGGGTCGGCGCTGGTGTTCATGGCCCCAACGTGGGGCCGGTCAGAAGCGAAGAAAACCTGTACTTCGGGGTTGGCTGAAAGAGGCTCACCGACCGTGGAGGGGCTTCTGACGGGTGGGGCACTTTCCGCAGTGACGAGAGATGTGCAGCGTGTACATCACGCCCTGGAACTCGTTGCGTTCGAGGAACGCCTCCGGCGTCTTCATCAAGGCCTGGGCAAAGTCTTGCAGGATTTTCCAGGCGGCCGTGCCATCCCCCGCGAAAAGCGCGCCGTGGGCCGAATCCTCCCACTGGAGCGTGCTCATCCAATACTCCCAGCGGCCCTCTCCCGAGGCGAGGGGGAGGAGGACTTCCGTCATGCGCGCCTCCCGGAAGGCGGGGGTGAACACGGGCTTGTCCTGGTAGCGGTTCACCTCCAACGGCAGCTCGAACAGGAAGAGCGTCTGGGAGGAGAGCCCCATGCCCGGCTTCACGCTCACCCGCATGCGCGAGGGCTTGGCGTAGAGGTTTTCCAGCCGCGCCGAGTCCTTCAAGTGTTGGGTGATGACCTCCTCGTGCTCGCTGAGCATGGCGTCGATGCCCGCCTTGTCGCGCAGCACGTGTTGACGCGCCTCGGCATCGTAGTCGGAGAGGTCCGACAGGCACACATCGCACGGGGACTCCAGGCCGGAGACCTGGGCACAGACCGTGCCCTGGGGCTTGGAGAGCTCCGCCCCCAGCGCGAACTCCACCTGTTCCACGCGGGCCTCCAGGGGATGACCCGTGCACCCATAGAGGCTGGTGACCGCGTCGATCTTCCACTCCTTGCGCGCCGAGGGGCCGCCCTTCGGGCCAGGCTCCTTCAGCCGCAGGGCCGCGGCGACCGCCAGCCGGTACCGTTCTTCCTGGAAGGCTTCGTCGATGAGCGCCGGCGCCACCTGGGAGAGCTCGCCGGGCTCCGCGAGCGCCACGGCGCGTTTGAGCAGCTCGAGCCGGGCGTCTCCTGGCTCCAGCGTCAGGGCCTTGGCCTGCTGCTCGGCGGCGCTCGGGCGCTTGGCCTGGAGCGAGGAGATGGGCAGGTAGCCCCGGCCCTGGCCGCGCTGCTGGGTGAAAGCGGCGGCGCGCTTGACCTTGCCGCTGCGGACCTCGGCGAAGTCTCCCAGGTCGACCGCCATCCAGGGCGTCTGCTGCGTCACGAGCTCCACGTGTGCCCAGGGCGGCTGGATGTCCAGCACCTCCACCGCCGCGTCCGCCGACAGCACGGTGATGATGCTGTCCCGGAGGTCCGCGCCTTCCCGGAGGTGGACCCGGGAGGGGATGACCCAGCCCTGGGTGCCCGGGCGGGGCGTTTCCGTGCCGCGCGCCTTCTCGTTGAACTCCAGCTCCGCCTGGAGCGAGGCCGGCTCCGTCCCGGCGCGCTCCAGCGCATCGACGAGTGCCCCTGTGCGTCCGGCGCCCTCGGTCAGTGCTCGCGCGGACCGGGCCCGCTGCATCGCCTGCGCGAAATCCCCTTGCTTCAACAGCGCGCGGGCGCCGGCCAGGAGGTTTTCCACCGTGGGCTTCTCCGCGCCGAGCCCGGATGCGTCCGCGAAGCCCAGCAACGCGCCCTGGCGAATCACCCCCGTGTACCCGGCGGCGCCGGGGACCTGGGCCGCCAGCAGGTGGAGTTCATCCCCCAGCTTCAGCGTCTCGACGGTGCGCGCCGAGGGCTCCGGGGTGGAGTGGATGGGAAGCTCCTCGAGCCACACGAAGCGGGCTTCACCCTGGAGCGGAAAGGGGGCGAGCCCCTCGAGTTTCGTCCAGCGCTCCCCCTGCGGGGTCTCCACGCGGCGCCACGCGGCATCCTCCCAGGGGCGGGAGGGCTGGAGCTTCACCCGGGTGCCCAGGGGCAGCTTGCCGGCCACGGGAGCCTCGTCGCGGGGCGCTTCCCGGAGCGCCAGCGCCTCTTGGATGACGACCATCTCCTGGGCGTCCCCGCAGGCGGTGACCAGCAACAGCACCAGCAGCATCCCCGCCGTGAGCCGGGCGGCACGATTCCAAGCGCGCATTGCGCCCCAGGAAACCCCAAGACAGGGCCAGGCGCTACTTGCGGCGTGCCCCGGCCAGTTCTCCGCGCAGCCGCGCGTGCAGGGTCTCGGTCAGCAGGAACCAGAACTGCACGTGGCCGAAGCTCAGGATGTCGCCATCGCGCAGCGTCACCTCCCGGTCCATGATGAGCGTTCCGTTGAGGAAGGTGCCGTTGCGCGAGCCCATGTCCTTCACCGTGCACCGGCGCTCGGACTGGCTCCAGTGCAGCCGCGCGTGCTGCTTGGACACCGAGCCATCCTCCAACACCAGATCATTGCCGGTGATGCGGCCGATCGTCAGCGCGTCGGTGGCCTCCAGCGGGGGCAGCAGGGCGACGATGAGCTCGTCGAACTCGAACAGGAGCGAGACGATGCCCTGTTCGATCACCTTGGGATCCGCCACCCGGGTGGTGTTCGCCCCCGCCGTGGGGTCCTCGCTGGGCGGGCGCTGAATGAGCGCGAAGGGGCCCAGCTGACGGCGGAAGCCTTCCAACGGAAGGGAGGTGCCGAGTGCTCGCAATTCCTTGACCGAGATCATGTTTGCCTCAAGCGTAGTGAGCCGTTTGCAGCATCGACAGGAGACTGAGCGTCTCCAGAAAACAGAATTCCGTATCTCCAAAGCTCAGCATGTCCCCGTCGCTCACGAGGGCATTGGCATCCCGGATGTACTCGGCGTTGATCAGCGTGCCGTTGCGAGAGCCCATGTCCGTGAGCATGCACCGGTGCGCCAGCGCATCCCAGCGCAACACCGCGTGGCGTTTGGAGACGGAGGGGTCATCCACGACCAGGTCATTGTCCGGCAAGCGGCCGATGTGCAGCTCGTCGCTGCCCTGGATGGGGGGAAGGGTGGCCACCCCGAGGTCATCCAGGTGCTGGAGCAGCTCCGCCATGAGCATCTTGGCGGAGGCCGGCGAGCGCGCCACCCGCGTGCGGTGGGCCCCCAGCCGCAGCGCCAGCCGCTCCATGACGGGGTCTGGCGGACGCCTCACGAGCACGAAGGGCCCCACCTGCCGCAGGAAGTCCTCCTTCTGGAGATTGCCCGCAAGGGCGCGGACTTCGCGAACCAGAAGCATGAAGCCAGCCTAGTGGGTTGGTTGCCCGCCGAACACCCAGACGCTTCTCTGGGAGGGCCGGCAGCTTTCGTTTGCCCGATAGTCAAACCTCTCCTACATTCGGGGCAGCTTCGCGGTCGCCGCTCTCCGGCCATCCCCCTGAAGGGGGTGCGCTGGCAGGCGGCCATTTTTATTTTTTGCCCTGGAAGGAGCAGTGTCGATGAGCGGCAACATCCCGATGACCCCCTCCGGTCTGCGGAAGCTCAAGGAGGAGCTCAAGCAGCTCCAGACCGTCGAGCGCGGGAAGATCTCTCGGGAGATCGAGGTCGCCCGGGCCCATGGCGATCTGCGCGAGAACGCGGAATACCACGCCGCCAAGGAGAAGCAGGGGCACATCGAAGGCCGCATCCTGGACCTCAATGACTGGATTGCCCGCGCCGAGGTCATCGACACCAGCAAGCTCAAGGGGGACAAGGTCGTCTTCGGGGCCACGGTGGTGCTGCTCGATTCCGAGACCGACAAGACGGTCACCTACCGCATCGTGGGAGAGCTGGAGGCCGACATCAAGAAGCGCTGGCTGGCCGTCACCTCTCCGGTGGCCCGGGCGCTGATTGGCAAAGGGGTGGGCGATGTCGCCCTGGTGCGCAGCCCCGGGGGCGAGCGGGAGTATGAGGTGCAGGAGATCCGCTTCGAGGATCCGGGGGACGACGAGTCCGCGCCTTCGCCCTGACGCCGCGTGGCCGGGGCAGCAACCGGGGGAGTGGGCACGTGCTCGCTCCCCCGGCTTCATTCTGTGCGGGACGTCATCCCTGCTCCTTACGATGAGCGCTCGGACTCGCGCGTGAGCCATCCTCTCTCCAGCCTCGTCGGCCCCCTGCGGTACGCCTGTCAGCGGGACTTCGCCCAGCTCTCCACCGTGAGGGACTTGCGCGGTCTGCTGGAGCGGGCGCTCGCGGGCGCCTCGGGCGTGGATGCCCAGGCCCTGTCCGTGCTGCGCGCCGCGCTGCCCCACGTGGATGCGCCCCTGATCGAGCGCCGCAAGGCCGCGCTGCGGCGCATCGTGTCCGCGCTCCAGCTCAGTGGTCTGGTGCTTCCGCCCGAGCTGGCCCGGGTGGCCCAGGAGGGTGCGCCGTCCGCGGGTCCTCCTCCGCCTGCGCGGGAGGCACCCGCGCACGAAGGGGTGCCCCGATGGAAGGCGGCGGAGCCAGCCCCCCTGCTCTCCCGGGGGACAGCCCCTGTGCCGCCCGCGCCGCGGCCCGCCGCGAAGCCGCCGCCCGCGTCGGCCCCGAAGCCCGCGGAGCCGAAGAAGCCCGCCGCCGCGAAGAAGCGCAAGCGCGCCGCCGGGGCCGAGGAGTCGCGCGCCGAGGCGAAGCTGCTCTCCATCGCCCCTCGCTCGGGGCCCTTGTCCACGCCGCTCAAGACGCTGGGCAAGCGGCTCGGGCCGCGCCTGCTGGGCGCGCTCGACAAGAAGGGGCTGCGGCGCGTGGGCGACATCCTCTTCCTGCTGCCGCGCTGCTACGAGGACCGGCGGAAGCTGAAGACCATTGCCGAGCTGGAGCCCGGTGGGCGGGGCGTCACCGTGGGCCTCGTGAAGACGGCGGACTACGTGTCGGGCCGCAATGGCAAGCGCTACTTCAAGGCCGTGGTCGCCGACCGGTCGGGCAGCATCGCCGCCACGTACTTCCACGCGGGGCCGTGGCTCAAGAACCGCTTCACCGTGGGCAAGCGGCTCGTGCTCTCCGGGGAGGTGCGCGCCTCTCTGTCCGGCCGGGAGATGGCCCACCCGGAGATCGAGCCCGCGGAGGATCTGGAGTCCTCCTCTGTCCACTTCAACCGCATCGTCCCCATCTATCCCGGCTTCGAGCGGGGCGATCAGCGCTCCTTCCGCGAGGTGGCCTCCCGGGTCAGTGAGAATTACGCCCAGCACATCGAGGAGCCGCTGCCCGAGGCGCTGCGCAAGCGGCTCGGGTTGGTGGCGTTGCCCGAGGCGCTGCGCAGCATCCACTTTCCTCCGGACACCGCGCACCTGGAGGCGCTCGATGCGCACCAGAGCCCCTCGCACCGGAGGCTCGCCTTCGATGAGCTGTTCTTCCTTCAGCTCGGCATGGGCCTCAAGCGCCAGAATGTGAAGACGGAGCAGGGCATCGCCTTCAACGTCTCCCCGGAGCGGGTGGACCGGGCCCGGGGCGCGCTGCCCTTTGCCCTCACCGGGGCCCAGGCGCGCGTCGTGGAGGAGCTGGCCCAGGACATGGCCCGGCCCGAGCCCATGAACCGGCTCGTCCAGGGCGATGTCGGCTCCGGCAAGACGGCCGTGGCCGTGGTGGCGTCGCTGCTCGCGCTCCAGGATGGCTACCAGGTGGCCGTGATGGCCCCCACGGAGATCCTCGCCGAGCAGCACGAGCGCAGCTTCCGCAAGCTCCTGGAGCCGCTGGGTTTCCGCGTGGGGCTGGTCAGCGCCGCCGGGACGGCGAAGCACAAGCGCGAGGTGCGCGAGGCCCTGGCCCAGGGGGAGATTCACCTGGCCGTGGGCACCCATGCCCTCATTCAGGGGGGCGTGGCCTTCGAGCGGCTGGGGCTCGCCGTCATCGACGAGCAGCACCGCTTTGGCGTGCTCCAGCGCCATACGCTGATGAGCAAGGGCCCCACGCCGGACGTGCTGGTGATGACCGCCACGCCCATTCCGCGCACGCTGGCGATGACGCTCTACGGCGACCTGGACGTGTCCATCATCGACGAGCTGCCCCCGGGCCGCACCCCCGTGGCCACCCGCGTCTTCAACGAGCAGCAGCGCGCCCGCGTCTACGAGTCCGTGGGGGCGGAGATCGCCAAGGGACACCAGGCCTATATCGTCTACCCGCTGGTGGAGGAGTCCGAGAAGCTCGACCTGGAGGACGCCACGCGCGGAGCGGAGAAGCTTCAGCAGGTGTTTCCGCAGGCCCGGGTCGGGCTGCTCCACGGGCGGATGAAGGCCGAGGAGAAGGACGCCGTGATGGAGGCGTTCCGCGAGCAGCGCATCCACATCCTCGTGTGCACCACCGTGGTGGAGGTGGGCGTGGACGTGCCCAACGCCTCCGTGATGGTCGTCGAGGCCGCCGAGCGCTTCGGGCTCTCGCAACTCCACCAGCTTCGCGGCCGGGTGGGGCGCGGCGCGGCCATCAGCTTCTGCTACCTGGTGGCCAGTCTGGCCCGCTCGTGGGAGTCCTCCGAGCGCCTCGCCGTGATGGAGCAGAGCAGCGATGGTTTCATCATCGCGGAGAAGGATCTGGAGATCCGGGGGCCCGGGGAGTTCCTCGGCACGCGCCAGAGTGGCCTTCCGGAGCTGGCGGTGGCGAACCTGGCCCGGGATGGGGATCTGCTTTCCCTGGCGCAGGCCGAGGCCCGGAGGATTCTCGAGCGCGATGCCCACCTCCAGGCCCCCGAACACCAGGGGCTCGTGAAGGCTCTGGAAGAACGCTGGGAGGGCCGCCTGGCATTGGCCCGGGTAGGTTAGAGGGGGAGAAAGTCATACCTCCCGCTCCGGAGGGCATGCGTATCCTTATATAGGGGGGAAAACCCGGGAGGAGGCAGCCATGGCGGACCACATGCTGGCGGAAGCTTTGGCCAAGAAAGGAATCCGGGATGCCCGTGTGCTGGCGGCCATCGCGCACCTGGATCGCTCCGCGTTCATTCCTGAGCCCAGCCGAGGGGCCGCGACCCGGGACGTCCCGCTGGAGATCGGCCATGGGCAGACGATCAGCCAGCCGTACATCGTGGCGTTGATGTCCCAGGCGCTCGGCCTGCAAGGGAGCGAGCGGGTGCTGGAGATCGGCACGGGCTCGGGCTACCAGACGGCGGTTCTCGCCCAGCTGTGCCGGGAGGTCTACTCGGTCGAGATCGTCCCCGCGCTTGCTCGCTCAGCGAGCACGCTGTTGAAGGAGCTGGGGTTCCAGAACGTCTTCTTGCGCGAGGTGGATGGGGCGCAGGGATGGCCCGAGGCGGCCCCGTTCGATGTCATCATCGGCACGGCGGCCCCGGAGGCCGTGCCGCCCCGGCTTTTGGCCCAGCTTAAACTGGGTGGT
Protein-coding sequences here:
- a CDS encoding SH3 domain-containing protein; amino-acid sequence: MRAWNRAARLTAGMLLVLLLVTACGDAQEMVVIQEALALREAPRDEAPVAGKLPLGTRVKLQPSRPWEDAAWRRVETPQGERWTKLEGLAPFPLQGEARFVWLEELPIHSTPEPSARTVETLKLGDELHLLAAQVPGAAGYTGVIRQGALLGFADASGLGAEKPTVENLLAGARALLKQGDFAQAMQRARSARALTEGAGRTGALVDALERAGTEPASLQAELEFNEKARGTETPRPGTQGWVIPSRVHLREGADLRDSIITVLSADAAVEVLDIQPPWAHVELVTQQTPWMAVDLGDFAEVRSGKVKRAAAFTQQRGQGRGYLPISSLQAKRPSAAEQQAKALTLEPGDARLELLKRAVALAEPGELSQVAPALIDEAFQEERYRLAVAAALRLKEPGPKGGPSARKEWKIDAVTSLYGCTGHPLEARVEQVEFALGAELSKPQGTVCAQVSGLESPCDVCLSDLSDYDAEARQHVLRDKAGIDAMLSEHEEVITQHLKDSARLENLYAKPSRMRVSVKPGMGLSSQTLFLFELPLEVNRYQDKPVFTPAFREARMTEVLLPLASGEGRWEYWMSTLQWEDSAHGALFAGDGTAAWKILQDFAQALMKTPEAFLERNEFQGVMYTLHISRHCGKCPTRQKPLHGR
- a CDS encoding FHA domain-containing protein, which codes for MISVKELRALGTSLPLEGFRRQLGPFALIQRPPSEDPTAGANTTRVADPKVIEQGIVSLLFEFDELIVALLPPLEATDALTIGRITGNDLVLEDGSVSKQHARLHWSQSERRCTVKDMGSRNGTFLNGTLIMDREVTLRDGDILSFGHVQFWFLLTETLHARLRGELAGARRK
- a CDS encoding FHA domain-containing protein, producing MLLVREVRALAGNLQKEDFLRQVGPFVLVRRPPDPVMERLALRLGAHRTRVARSPASAKMLMAELLQHLDDLGVATLPPIQGSDELHIGRLPDNDLVVDDPSVSKRHAVLRWDALAHRCMLTDMGSRNGTLINAEYIRDANALVSDGDMLSFGDTEFCFLETLSLLSMLQTAHYA
- the greA gene encoding transcription elongation factor GreA, whose product is MSGNIPMTPSGLRKLKEELKQLQTVERGKISREIEVARAHGDLRENAEYHAAKEKQGHIEGRILDLNDWIARAEVIDTSKLKGDKVVFGATVVLLDSETDKTVTYRIVGELEADIKKRWLAVTSPVARALIGKGVGDVALVRSPGGEREYEVQEIRFEDPGDDESAPSP
- the recG gene encoding ATP-dependent DNA helicase RecG; protein product: MSHPLSSLVGPLRYACQRDFAQLSTVRDLRGLLERALAGASGVDAQALSVLRAALPHVDAPLIERRKAALRRIVSALQLSGLVLPPELARVAQEGAPSAGPPPPAREAPAHEGVPRWKAAEPAPLLSRGTAPVPPAPRPAAKPPPASAPKPAEPKKPAAAKKRKRAAGAEESRAEAKLLSIAPRSGPLSTPLKTLGKRLGPRLLGALDKKGLRRVGDILFLLPRCYEDRRKLKTIAELEPGGRGVTVGLVKTADYVSGRNGKRYFKAVVADRSGSIAATYFHAGPWLKNRFTVGKRLVLSGEVRASLSGREMAHPEIEPAEDLESSSVHFNRIVPIYPGFERGDQRSFREVASRVSENYAQHIEEPLPEALRKRLGLVALPEALRSIHFPPDTAHLEALDAHQSPSHRRLAFDELFFLQLGMGLKRQNVKTEQGIAFNVSPERVDRARGALPFALTGAQARVVEELAQDMARPEPMNRLVQGDVGSGKTAVAVVASLLALQDGYQVAVMAPTEILAEQHERSFRKLLEPLGFRVGLVSAAGTAKHKREVREALAQGEIHLAVGTHALIQGGVAFERLGLAVIDEQHRFGVLQRHTLMSKGPTPDVLVMTATPIPRTLAMTLYGDLDVSIIDELPPGRTPVATRVFNEQQRARVYESVGAEIAKGHQAYIVYPLVEESEKLDLEDATRGAEKLQQVFPQARVGLLHGRMKAEEKDAVMEAFREQRIHILVCTTVVEVGVDVPNASVMVVEAAERFGLSQLHQLRGRVGRGAAISFCYLVASLARSWESSERLAVMEQSSDGFIIAEKDLEIRGPGEFLGTRQSGLPELAVANLARDGDLLSLAQAEARRILERDAHLQAPEHQGLVKALEERWEGRLALARVG
- a CDS encoding protein-L-isoaspartate(D-aspartate) O-methyltransferase; this encodes MADHMLAEALAKKGIRDARVLAAIAHLDRSAFIPEPSRGAATRDVPLEIGHGQTISQPYIVALMSQALGLQGSERVLEIGTGSGYQTAVLAQLCREVYSVEIVPALARSASTLLKELGFQNVFLREVDGAQGWPEAAPFDVIIGTAAPEAVPPRLLAQLKLGGVMVMPIGPQGGAQELLRITRSAEGALPRVEHLLPVRFVPMTGEAQSPG